The nucleotide sequence ATCTTTTGCATCAAAAGCATCTTTAAATTTGTTTAACATTCTCTTATTCTTTTCTATGAATTCAGCACTTGCAGAGATTGGATCTCCAATAGGTACTGCTGGAGCACTTCCATCAGGAATAATTTTTCCAGTTTTAATTTCTTCATAGTATTTTAATAACTCATCTTTTCCTGCTGTCTTTGCTAAATTTTCTAATTTTTCATATGCTTCTTTGTCTCCTGCATCAAAAGCATCTTTAAATTTATTTAGCATTCTCTTATTCTTTTCTATAAATTCAGCACTTGCAGAAATTGGGTCTCCAGTTTGAGCAACTACTTTCTTTTCTACTGTTTTCTTAACAGGTTTTTTCTTAACAGGTATTTCTACTGCCACACCCATTATCTCTCCTAGTTTTTCAATAACTTTAGGTCCTCCAGGTGCACATAAAGTCATTTTTGCCCCTTCTAAAGCTACTCCTGATGCATATCCAGCACAACCAGGGTATCCACAAGCACCACAGTTTGCACCAGGTAGGACAGCTAATATTGCTTCTACTTTTGGGTCTACTTCTACTTCAAACTTCTTTGAAGCATAAGCTAGGAATAGTCCCATCAATATTCCAGTTATTCCTAATACAACAACTGGCATCATAATCGCTTCCATTATATACCTCCATTTGTATAATTATTAAATTTGCATTCCACTAAATCCCATAAATGCCATAGCTAAAAGTCCAGCTGTTATAAATGCTATTGGAACTCCTTTAAAATTCTTAGGAGTGTTTGCAAATTCAAGTCTTTCTCTTATACCGGCTAAAAGTAATAGTGCTAGTGAGAACCCTACTGCAACTCCAAAACCATTTACTATTGTTTCTATAAAATTATATCCTACTTGGATATTGATTATAGCAACTCCTAGAACGGCACAGTTTGTTGTGATTAATGGTAAGAACACTCCAAGTGCTTTATATAAGCTTGGTGATGTCTTTTTAATTGCCATTTCAACGAATTGTACAAGAGAAGCTATTATTAATATAAAAGCTATTGTTTGTAGATATCCTAAACCAAGAGGTTCTAATGCCATTCTGTAAGCTAACCAAGTTACTCCTGAAGCTATTGTGATAACGAAAGTAACAGCCATACCCATACCTAATGATGAGTCAACTTTTTTAGAAACTCCCATAAATGGACAACAACCTAAGAACTTAGCAAATATTATGTTATTTATAAATATCGAAGTAACAATTATACTAAATAATCCACCTATACTCATTTTTTAGTCACCTTCTTTTTCTTTGCATCTCTTTCTTTTTTCATATTTATACAAGCCATGATTATACCTATAGTGATAAATCCACCAGGAGCTAATATAAATATTAAAGCTGGTGTAAAGTTAGCAGGAACTAATGAGATTCCAAATACTGATCCATTACCTAAAATTTCTCTTATTGCTCCTAAGAAAGTTAAAGATACTGTAAATCCTATTCCAGATCCAATACCATCAAGTATAGAGTCAATAACTCCATTTTTAGAAGCAAAGCTTTCTGCTCTTCCAAGAACTATACAGTTAACAACTATAAGAGGTATGAATAATCCTAACACTTTATATAAATCAGGTGTGTAAGCATTCATAACCATGTCAACAACAGTAACTAGTGTTGCTATTATCATTATAAATGCTGGTATTCTTACTTCATCAGGTATAAATTTCTTAAAAAGTGATATTAATCCATTTGAACAAGCAAGAACGGCTATAACTGCAAGCCCCATTGAGAAACCATTTATAGCACTACTTGTAACTCCAAGTGTTGGACAAAGTCCTAACATTAAAACAAATACTGGGTTTTCTTTAAATATTCCAGCTGTAAGTATTCCTAATTTTTTCATTATTTACTCACCTCATTTTGATAAGTATTTAATGCTTTTATAACTCCTGTATAAACAGCTTTAGGTGATATTGTAGCACCAGCAAAAGCATCTGTTGACTTATTAAATTCATAAGTAGCATCCTTACCTATCCAATGATCTTGCCATTCTTTTTCATTTATTTTTGCTCCTAATCCAGGAGTTTCTGAACTTGTAACTACATTTAAACCTGTTACTTTAGCATCATTATCTATTCCCACAACAAAGTTTATATCTCCACCATAACCTGGTTCTGCAACCGAAGCAACATATCCAACAACTTCTCCAGCTTCATTGAAACCTGGAATATATTGAATTCCTCCAGCTTCTTTTGCTTCTTCTTCTTTGAAGCTAGCTGCTGTTGGTAAAACTTGTTTTCTAGCTTCGTTTACTATTTTTAAAGTATTTTCTGCTATAACTTTACTTGTAAAGTCATTAACTCCACCAAGTAAACCTGCTGATATAGCAGCTATTAGTCCTAGGACGATTCCAAAATGTATATATCTATTTTCCATTTGTGCTCACCCCACCAAATTTTTTAGGTCTTATATATCTATCTATCAATGGAACAACTCCATTCATTATTAAGATAGCATATGCAGTACCTTCAGGATATCCACCTTTCATTCTTATTAAAGATACTAATAATCCTATTCCAAAAGCAAAAACTACTCTTCCTTTTGAAGTTGTTGGACTAGTAACCATATCTGTTGCCATGAAGAATGCTCCTAGGAATAATCCTCCTGAGAATATTTGCATTATAGGATCTGCTCCAAATGCCCATGTTAAAATAAATACTGTACCTATCATTGTAGCAGGCACTTTCCAATCTATTTGCTTCTTATATATCAAGTATGCTCCACCAAGTAATAGTGCTAAAGAAGAAGTTTCTCCTAAACATCCACCCATTCTTCCGATAAAGGCATTAAGATATTGATCTCCATTTTGTAATAAAGCATCTGTTAAAGGAATTCCTCTTTTCATAGCATCCAAAACTGTTGCCCCTGACATTCCATCATAAGCAAAAGTAGTTATTGCAACTGGCCAAGAAGCTTGAACAAATGCTCTTCCTACTAATGCAGGGTTAAATATATTGTGTCCTAAACCACCATAAACCATTTTTCCTAATGTTATTGCAACTATATTTCCTATTACTACATATTGTAAAGGCATAATAGCAGGAACTACAAATGAAAATAAAATTCCTGTTAATATAGCACTTCCATCGAATGCTTCTATATCTCTTTTTAATGCTTTTTGACATAGATATTCAGTAGCTATACAAGTTAAAACTGATACTGAAGTTAATATCAGAGCTCTTACTCCAAATGAGTATATAGCCATTAACAATGCTGGTACTAAAGCTATAACAACATCATACATTACCGACTCAACAGTTTCTTTTGTTCTAATGTGAGGAGCTGGCCCTGTTTTCAAAATTGTACTCACTTTTATCCTCCTTAATTAAGTTTAATCTATTTTTTCTTAGCTCTTAATTTAGCTTTTCCTGTTTTGATAGCCTCAGCCAAAGGTCTATTAGCAGGACAAATATAAGCACAAGAACCACATTCAATACAATCCATTAGATTGTGTCCTGCCATTGCTTCGTACTCTTTTGCTGCTGCTAATCTAT is from Fusobacterium periodonticum 1_1_41FAA and encodes:
- a CDS encoding RnfABCDGE type electron transport complex subunit B produces the protein MEAIMMPVVVLGITGILMGLFLAYASKKFEVEVDPKVEAILAVLPGANCGACGYPGCAGYASGVALEGAKMTLCAPGGPKVIEKLGEIMGVAVEIPVKKKPVKKTVEKKVVAQTGDPISASAEFIEKNKRMLNKFKDAFDAGDKEAYEKLENLAKTAGKDELLKYYEEIKTGKIIPDGSAPAVPIGDPISASAEFIEKNKRMLNKFKDAFDAKDKEAYEKLENLAKTAGKDELLKCFEEIKAGKIIASGSAPVAAVKLEPITATKEFVEKNKRMLNKFKDAFDAKDKEAYEKLEGLAKSTGKDDLLKCFEEIKAGKVVPDPATMTDAPAPKAEDSKKQEASYCSVLGDGLCVPEQNEKAKEEMVKQAEPPKTAEELEKDKQAASYCSILGDGLCVPEENEQMVKQNLTKELDKEVK
- the rsxA gene encoding electron transport complex subunit RsxA, with translation MSIGGLFSIIVTSIFINNIIFAKFLGCCPFMGVSKKVDSSLGMGMAVTFVITIASGVTWLAYRMALEPLGLGYLQTIAFILIIASLVQFVEMAIKKTSPSLYKALGVFLPLITTNCAVLGVAIINIQVGYNFIETIVNGFGVAVGFSLALLLLAGIRERLEFANTPKNFKGVPIAFITAGLLAMAFMGFSGMQI
- the rsxE gene encoding electron transport complex subunit RsxE, which encodes MKKLGILTAGIFKENPVFVLMLGLCPTLGVTSSAINGFSMGLAVIAVLACSNGLISLFKKFIPDEVRIPAFIMIIATLVTVVDMVMNAYTPDLYKVLGLFIPLIVVNCIVLGRAESFASKNGVIDSILDGIGSGIGFTVSLTFLGAIREILGNGSVFGISLVPANFTPALIFILAPGGFITIGIIMACINMKKERDAKKKKVTKK
- a CDS encoding RnfABCDGE type electron transport complex subunit G, whose protein sequence is MENRYIHFGIVLGLIAAISAGLLGGVNDFTSKVIAENTLKIVNEARKQVLPTAASFKEEEAKEAGGIQYIPGFNEAGEVVGYVASVAEPGYGGDINFVVGIDNDAKVTGLNVVTSSETPGLGAKINEKEWQDHWIGKDATYEFNKSTDAFAGATISPKAVYTGVIKALNTYQNEVSK
- a CDS encoding RnfABCDGE type electron transport complex subunit D encodes the protein MSTILKTGPAPHIRTKETVESVMYDVVIALVPALLMAIYSFGVRALILTSVSVLTCIATEYLCQKALKRDIEAFDGSAILTGILFSFVVPAIMPLQYVVIGNIVAITLGKMVYGGLGHNIFNPALVGRAFVQASWPVAITTFAYDGMSGATVLDAMKRGIPLTDALLQNGDQYLNAFIGRMGGCLGETSSLALLLGGAYLIYKKQIDWKVPATMIGTVFILTWAFGADPIMQIFSGGLFLGAFFMATDMVTSPTTSKGRVVFAFGIGLLVSLIRMKGGYPEGTAYAILIMNGVVPLIDRYIRPKKFGGVSTNGK